The Gammaproteobacteria bacterium genome includes the window ATGCCCAACGCCCGCTTCGAGGTCCGGGTCGCCAGCCGGGCGGCGGAACAGCCCCGCGACGCGGGATGGGACGAGGTGGAATACCAAGTCGCCGTCAACCCGGGACTGCCGCCCGGCCCCCTGAGCAAGGTTGCGTCCGGCGGCGAACTGTCGCGCATCTGCCTGGCCCTGCATAACTGCGGCGACCGCGGCCGGGCCTCGACCCTGGTATTCGACGAGGTGGATGTCGGCATCCGGGGCGGGGTGGCCGAACTCGTGGGGCGCCTGCTGCGCAAATTGGCGGAGAACCGGCAGGTCCTGTGCATCACCCACCTGCCGCAGGTCGCCTCCCAGGGGCACCGCCACCTGCACGTGCAAAAAAACGACGCCGGAGGCACCACGCGCACCTCGGTAACGGAACTGGACGCGGAAACGAGAATCGAAGAGATCGCCCGTATGCTGGGGGGATTGCGAATCACGCCGCGGACCCGGGCGCACGCGCGCGAAATGCTGGCCTCTGCCTAAGACCTCCTGCGGGAAGCCCGGGGCCGCACGTACAGCACCAGGCTGTGGCCGACCAGATCGTAGCCGTGCTGCTTGGCGATCTGTTTCTGCAACACCTCGATCCGGTCGTTCTGGAACTCGATCACCCTGCCGGTCTCCATGCAGATCATGTGGTCGTGGTGCTCGTCGTCCGCCAACTCGAAGATTGCCGGCCCGCCGGCGAAATTGTGCCGTATCGCCAGGCCGGCGGCCACGAACTGGGTCAGCGCCCGATAGACG containing:
- the fur gene encoding ferric iron uptake transcriptional regulator — its product is MALDAVQDHLKRAGLRATSSRLHILRVLEGAERKHLSADEVYRELVKIGADVGYATVYRALTQFVAAGLAIRHNFAGGPAIFELADDEHHDHMICMETGRVIEFQNDRIEVLQKQIAKQHGYDLVGHSLVLYVRPRASRRRS